A single Pedobacter sp. PACM 27299 DNA region contains:
- a CDS encoding gamma-glutamyl-gamma-aminobutyrate hydrolase family protein has protein sequence MRKKIGISFTEAGFQNYWNWFSTAELAEDLELLELSFEKGNTKDIEQCDGFVLTGGIDVTPSISGGAEDYPHRPAAFSPERDEFERQIYEFAKTKRLPLLGVCRGMQYINIMEGGAVFDDIGAPENELHKKGELDKAHEIKVVEGSLLGEITGEDCGIVNSAHHQAVNPDRLGQNLMINAYAVSGKGIVEGLEYKDKTNSGFMIALQWHPERMKEKESNPFSQKIKKQFIQEVRNQFI, from the coding sequence ATGCGGAAAAAGATAGGAATTAGCTTCACAGAAGCAGGATTTCAAAATTATTGGAATTGGTTTAGCACTGCAGAACTGGCAGAAGATCTGGAATTGCTGGAACTCTCTTTTGAAAAGGGGAATACGAAAGATATTGAGCAATGCGATGGTTTTGTACTCACAGGAGGGATCGATGTAACGCCTTCAATTTCTGGTGGAGCAGAAGATTACCCGCATCGCCCAGCGGCATTCTCGCCGGAAAGAGATGAATTTGAACGTCAGATTTATGAATTTGCGAAAACAAAGCGATTGCCCTTACTCGGAGTTTGCAGAGGTATGCAATACATCAATATTATGGAGGGAGGAGCCGTATTTGATGATATTGGTGCGCCTGAAAATGAACTTCATAAAAAAGGAGAACTGGATAAAGCGCATGAAATAAAGGTGGTCGAAGGATCTTTGCTGGGAGAAATCACAGGAGAAGATTGTGGTATCGTGAATAGTGCACACCACCAGGCAGTGAATCCGGATCGTCTTGGTCAGAATTTAATGATCAATGCGTATGCGGTGTCGGGGAAAGGAATAGTGGAAGGTTTGGAGTATAAGGATAAAACGAACAGCGGTTTTATGATCGCTCTGCAATGGCATCCAGAAAGAATGAAAGAGAAAGAAAGTAATCCTTTCTCTCAAAAGATCAAAAAACAGTTTATTCAGGAAGTAAGAAATCAATTTATTTAG
- a CDS encoding polysaccharide deacetylase family protein — translation MIKLYSTLLLLFFCLFSQAQNEIQQYKTYYATGSYAGENILILRQFNQAAQQSYLIVNPQTLETQIISSRQVAVKPITFQEFGTFLKNTPYYKALQTAQEQSLNLQDAGIIHGFPKEKGITLTIDLCPSHKPLDRNIFTSLIAAFQKEERPVPVALSITGKFMLSHADDIRWLQELQKTGDLDITWTNHTYNHHYNPKAPLNINFLMEPGTDLNFEILGLEQAMIERGLLPSVFFRFPGLVSDQKLVNQVTSYGLIPIGSDAWLAKGQASHAGSLVLIHGNGNEPIGVKDFIKLLATEKSTINQQQWLLYDLRSSVENEFR, via the coding sequence ATGATAAAATTATACAGCACACTCCTGCTTCTTTTTTTCTGTCTTTTTTCACAGGCTCAAAACGAAATACAGCAGTACAAAACTTACTATGCAACTGGCAGTTACGCAGGGGAAAATATATTGATCTTACGGCAATTTAACCAAGCCGCACAGCAATCCTATCTGATTGTAAATCCACAGACCCTGGAAACACAAATCATCAGCAGCAGACAGGTAGCAGTAAAACCGATTACCTTTCAGGAATTCGGAACATTCCTCAAAAATACCCCTTATTACAAGGCGCTTCAAACTGCGCAGGAGCAATCGCTGAATCTTCAGGATGCGGGAATTATCCATGGCTTTCCCAAAGAAAAAGGGATAACACTAACCATAGACTTGTGTCCTTCTCATAAACCATTAGACAGAAACATATTTACCTCATTGATTGCTGCCTTTCAAAAAGAAGAGCGACCAGTTCCTGTCGCTTTATCAATTACGGGAAAATTTATGCTCAGCCATGCCGATGATATCCGCTGGCTACAGGAACTTCAAAAAACCGGAGACCTGGATATTACCTGGACCAACCACACCTACAACCACCATTACAACCCAAAAGCGCCTTTAAATATCAACTTCCTAATGGAACCAGGGACAGACCTTAATTTTGAAATATTAGGTCTGGAACAAGCCATGATTGAGCGGGGATTACTACCTTCGGTTTTCTTCAGATTTCCAGGATTGGTATCTGATCAAAAATTAGTGAATCAGGTGACAAGTTATGGCCTTATACCCATTGGAAGTGATGCCTGGCTGGCAAAGGGACAGGCGAGTCATGCCGGAAGTCTTGTGCTGATTCATGGAAACGGCAATGAGCCTATTGGCGTTAAAGATTTTATTAAATTATTGGCTACCGAGAAATCGACCATCAACCAGCAGCAATGGTTGCTTTACGATTTGAGATCTAGCGTTGAAAATGAGTTCAGGTGA
- a CDS encoding M15 family metallopeptidase, giving the protein MMISSEQLNAKYGIPNANGIGYLTTIELPFEMRIAWQRSSYVTRIQCHKLIAEPLVATFDDILVHYGVQKIVELGIDLYGGCFNYRFMRGSTQTLSRHSWGTAIDLDPDRNLLRESSKTARFARSEYRDMIDIFYQHGFLSLGREKNYDWMHFEIAK; this is encoded by the coding sequence ATGATGATAAGTTCAGAACAATTAAATGCAAAATATGGAATTCCCAATGCAAATGGTATAGGCTATTTAACTACGATTGAACTTCCTTTTGAAATGAGAATTGCCTGGCAAAGAAGTTCTTACGTCACTAGGATTCAGTGTCATAAACTGATTGCTGAGCCACTGGTGGCTACTTTCGACGATATTCTGGTCCATTATGGGGTTCAAAAGATTGTCGAATTGGGAATAGATTTATACGGCGGATGTTTCAACTATCGCTTTATGCGTGGCAGTACACAAACCTTATCCCGCCATTCCTGGGGAACGGCTATTGACCTGGATCCGGATAGAAATCTGTTGAGAGAGAGTTCGAAAACGGCAAGATTTGCCAGGTCTGAGTATAGGGATATGATCGATATCTTTTACCAGCATGGCTTTCTTTCCTTGGGCAGGGAAAAGAACTACGATTGGATGCACTTTGAAATTGCGAAATAG
- a CDS encoding helix-turn-helix domain-containing protein, translated as MAEIKETTEAAERLKIFRKAEKMGQEEFGKSLGLDHSVISRYENNRLNIPIDFVKKLHEVFNISFEWFYTGKGNRKHTPEKASLIKDIKTLETNQQILSQQVESLKAELLKLHRDFHAFKANVK; from the coding sequence ATGGCAGAAATAAAAGAAACCACAGAAGCAGCAGAAAGGTTAAAGATATTCAGAAAAGCAGAAAAGATGGGCCAGGAAGAGTTTGGAAAAAGTCTCGGCCTAGATCATTCTGTCATCAGCAGGTATGAAAATAACCGGTTAAATATTCCCATCGACTTTGTCAAAAAGCTCCATGAGGTATTCAATATCTCTTTTGAATGGTTTTACACAGGTAAAGGAAATAGAAAACATACCCCAGAGAAAGCAAGTTTGATCAAAGACATCAAAACACTGGAAACCAATCAACAAATACTCAGCCAGCAAGTAGAGTCGCTAAAAGCAGAGTTATTAAAGCTTCACCGTGATTTTCATGCTTTTAAAGCGAATGTTAAATAA
- a CDS encoding glutamine synthetase family protein, with the protein MTTEEILAYVKQHPSGKVKVAVADIDGVLRGKYIATEKFLSILEGRLGFCDVTFGWDMGDVAYDNVRFTGWHTGYPDAQVKLDLQTFRKIPWENDLPFFLGDFVDEQGKALYTCPRQLLIKIRAEAESLGFKPYFSQEFEWFNFAETPESAHQKNFQQLQPLTPGMFGYSILRGSLKNSYMSDLFELLCKFGIPIEGLHTETGPGVYEAAIKYAGVLEAADQAVLFKTAVKEIAYQHGIMATFMAKINENLPGCSGHVHQSLWDLNSKQNLFYEEKDPSKMSAMMNSYIAGQLHCLPYILPMIAPTINSYKRLVEGAWAPTTLTWGIDNRTVALRALPGHSKTTRLETRVVGSDTNPYLALSACLAAGLYGIKNNLVLDKAATTGNGYLDVSNGILPGSLQEATRKMKESPLAATLFGADFVEHFTLTREWECKQYAKAVTDWEMKRYFEII; encoded by the coding sequence ATGACAACAGAAGAAATTTTAGCTTATGTAAAACAACATCCCTCAGGTAAAGTAAAAGTGGCTGTTGCAGATATTGATGGGGTGCTGAGGGGTAAATATATTGCAACAGAGAAATTTCTCTCTATTCTGGAGGGGAGGTTGGGCTTTTGTGATGTCACCTTTGGCTGGGATATGGGTGATGTTGCCTATGATAATGTTCGTTTTACAGGCTGGCATACCGGTTATCCTGATGCTCAGGTGAAATTAGACCTGCAAACCTTCCGTAAGATCCCCTGGGAAAATGACCTTCCTTTTTTTCTTGGTGATTTTGTGGATGAGCAAGGTAAAGCCTTGTATACTTGTCCGAGGCAATTGCTTATTAAAATACGTGCAGAGGCTGAATCCCTAGGTTTTAAGCCTTATTTTTCCCAGGAATTTGAGTGGTTTAATTTCGCCGAAACGCCAGAATCCGCCCATCAGAAAAATTTCCAGCAGCTCCAGCCTTTAACGCCTGGAATGTTTGGCTATTCCATCCTGCGAGGCAGTTTGAAAAATAGTTATATGTCGGACCTGTTTGAGCTCCTCTGCAAATTCGGAATTCCTATTGAAGGACTGCATACCGAAACTGGACCGGGCGTATATGAAGCCGCCATTAAGTACGCAGGGGTGTTGGAGGCCGCAGATCAGGCGGTTTTATTTAAAACAGCAGTGAAAGAGATTGCTTACCAACATGGTATCATGGCCACTTTTATGGCTAAAATCAATGAAAATCTTCCTGGCTGCAGTGGCCATGTACACCAAAGTTTATGGGATTTAAATAGTAAACAAAATCTGTTTTATGAAGAGAAAGATCCTTCTAAAATGTCGGCGATGATGAACTCTTATATTGCCGGACAGCTCCATTGTTTACCCTATATCTTACCCATGATTGCACCGACGATCAATAGTTATAAAAGATTGGTGGAGGGTGCCTGGGCACCTACAACTTTAACCTGGGGAATCGACAATAGGACGGTAGCCTTACGCGCATTGCCTGGGCATTCTAAAACCACAAGGTTGGAAACAAGGGTGGTAGGTTCAGATACGAACCCATACCTCGCCTTATCGGCCTGCCTGGCTGCGGGACTGTATGGGATCAAGAATAACCTGGTATTGGATAAAGCGGCAACCACCGGAAACGGCTATCTGGATGTTTCTAATGGCATCCTTCCAGGTAGTTTACAAGAGGCGACCAGAAAAATGAAGGAGTCGCCTTTGGCCGCCACTTTATTTGGAGCCGACTTTGTTGAACATTTTACGCTGACCAGGGAATGGGAATGTAAGCAGTATGCTAAAGCTGTGACCGACTGGGAGATGAAAAGATATTTTGAAATTATTTAA
- a CDS encoding iron-containing alcohol dehydrogenase yields the protein MIFDKIHQFNFPTTIRFGAGVIRELPAYLKSNGLQRPLLVSDPIVATLPFFSSIVADLRTQGFSVVVFSDIHKNPVKSDVYKGTEVWDEEDRDVVIGIGGGAALDVARAIVLRVNHREDLFKYDDLIGGDVYVTNEVPHFITVPTTSGTGSEVGRSAIISDDETHQKKILFSAKLMAKIVFADPLLTMDLPPHITAATGMDALTHNMEAFLAKNYHPMCDGIALEGIHLIKDALETATHRPDVESRSKMLMASMMGAIAFQKGLGVVHSLAHPLSSLLDTHHGLANAVNIPYGMAFNIAGFEDKFKRIAKVLELKEENGAAVVNYLFELNSSLGIPHHLRDIGVGTEHIDTLADLAFADFAHPNNPKPVSREDFKALYLEAL from the coding sequence ATGATATTTGATAAAATACACCAATTTAATTTTCCGACTACGATTCGTTTTGGTGCAGGTGTCATCAGAGAATTACCTGCCTATTTAAAGTCCAATGGGTTACAACGTCCCTTGCTGGTCAGTGATCCTATAGTGGCGACGCTGCCTTTTTTTAGCAGTATTGTAGCCGACTTAAGAACACAGGGTTTTTCCGTGGTAGTTTTTAGTGATATTCATAAAAATCCAGTGAAAAGTGATGTGTATAAAGGGACAGAGGTATGGGATGAAGAGGATAGGGATGTAGTGATCGGAATTGGCGGTGGGGCTGCTTTAGATGTAGCCAGAGCTATAGTTCTAAGGGTAAACCATCGCGAAGACCTGTTCAAATATGATGATTTGATTGGTGGAGATGTGTACGTGACCAATGAAGTACCGCATTTTATTACGGTACCTACTACTTCTGGTACAGGAAGCGAAGTAGGCAGGAGTGCCATTATTTCTGATGATGAGACGCATCAGAAGAAGATCTTGTTTTCAGCTAAACTGATGGCGAAAATCGTGTTTGCAGATCCGCTTTTGACGATGGACTTGCCGCCGCACATTACTGCAGCCACCGGGATGGATGCGCTTACTCATAATATGGAGGCCTTCCTGGCTAAAAACTACCATCCGATGTGTGATGGAATTGCCTTGGAAGGGATTCATTTGATTAAAGATGCCCTGGAAACTGCGACTCATCGACCAGATGTAGAAAGTCGCAGCAAGATGTTGATGGCTTCTATGATGGGGGCAATTGCTTTCCAGAAAGGTTTAGGAGTAGTCCATTCTTTGGCGCATCCGCTTTCTTCCTTGCTGGATACGCATCATGGTTTAGCAAATGCCGTCAATATCCCTTATGGAATGGCCTTTAATATTGCTGGTTTCGAGGATAAATTTAAGCGCATCGCTAAGGTATTGGAGCTGAAAGAAGAAAACGGTGCCGCAGTAGTAAATTACCTTTTTGAACTCAATTCCAGTTTAGGAATTCCGCATCATTTGAGAGATATTGGTGTGGGAACGGAACATATCGATACCTTGGCAGATCTCGCTTTTGCAGATTTTGCGCATCCGAATAATCCTAAGCCAGTAAGCAGGGAAGATTTTAAAGCTTTGTATTTAGAAGCACTTTAG
- a CDS encoding helix-turn-helix transcriptional regulator translates to MNQEEKISNKFQRLREVISFFKFKNDSEFAKAIKMSKSYVSEILKSEKAPKTMGQKLEDNLGVSRKWFEEGDGEMLLEPSVSQKENSTFIGEIHYPLEVGETPFIDLGEGKYIMVVPLVNEYAYAGYLPGYKDPEYLEELPKHTIIVDKHHRGQYRAFEIVGDSMDDNTKESISDGSIVTGREIQQHLWTSKFHTHRFKDYIIVHKKYGIMTKRITHHDTDTGIITCHSLNPDKKRYPDFDVQLDDVKQMFNIVNVLQKR, encoded by the coding sequence GTGAATCAAGAAGAAAAAATTTCAAATAAATTCCAGAGACTGAGAGAAGTTATCAGTTTTTTTAAATTTAAAAACGACAGCGAGTTCGCAAAAGCGATCAAAATGTCTAAATCTTATGTTTCAGAAATCCTTAAAAGCGAAAAAGCACCAAAAACAATGGGGCAAAAGCTAGAAGATAATTTGGGGGTATCCAGAAAATGGTTTGAAGAAGGAGATGGAGAAATGTTATTGGAGCCTAGTGTTTCCCAAAAAGAAAACAGTACCTTTATTGGAGAGATACATTACCCTTTAGAGGTGGGAGAAACTCCATTTATTGACCTTGGAGAAGGAAAATACATTATGGTTGTTCCCTTAGTTAATGAATATGCATATGCCGGATATTTACCTGGCTACAAAGATCCCGAATATTTAGAAGAATTACCAAAGCATACGATTATAGTGGACAAACATCACCGAGGTCAATACAGAGCATTTGAAATTGTAGGAGACAGCATGGATGACAATACCAAAGAAAGCATCAGCGACGGAAGTATTGTTACCGGAAGAGAAATACAACAGCATCTGTGGACCAGCAAATTCCACACACACAGATTCAAAGACTACATCATCGTTCATAAAAAATATGGCATCATGACCAAAAGAATTACACATCATGATACGGATACTGGCATCATTACCTGTCATTCCCTTAATCCTGATAAAAAAAGATATCCTGATTTTGATGTTCAACTAGACGACGTCAAACAAATGTTTAACATTGTCAATGTCTTACAAAAGCGATAA
- a CDS encoding Atu2307/SP_0267 family LLM class monooxygenase, with protein MEIGISTFGELQPDGVAGKAVNAHKRVQELLEEVKLADEVGLDVYAFGEHHRSDFVISSPEIMMAAAAAITKKIKLSSAVTVLSSADPVRTFQNFATVDLISNGRAEIIAGRGSFTESFPLFGYNLNDYDDLFREKLGLLLQLNEEEIVTWQGKHRKSIVKRGVYPRPIQPSIPIWIGVGGTPASAQRAGRMNLPMAVAILGSPPEQFVPFINLYRKSAAEAGHDPAKLQLAISSQFYVAENAQQAADEFYPSYEQLMNRVGKDRGWSPMSRQQFDYLRSDGPLVVGSPQQAIDKIMHQYELFQNTRFLAQLVTGSISHKQVLKTIELLGTEIAPVIRKETKK; from the coding sequence ATGGAAATTGGGATCAGTACATTTGGAGAACTACAACCAGATGGTGTAGCAGGAAAAGCCGTTAACGCGCATAAAAGAGTTCAGGAATTATTAGAAGAAGTAAAACTTGCAGATGAAGTAGGTCTTGATGTTTATGCATTCGGAGAGCATCACCGCTCGGACTTTGTCATCTCCTCCCCTGAAATTATGATGGCAGCCGCAGCAGCCATTACTAAAAAAATTAAACTTTCCAGTGCTGTGACCGTATTGAGCTCAGCAGATCCGGTACGGACCTTCCAAAACTTCGCTACCGTAGACCTCATCTCTAATGGAAGGGCAGAAATCATTGCAGGAAGAGGCTCATTTACAGAATCCTTTCCTTTATTTGGGTACAATCTGAATGACTATGATGACCTTTTCAGGGAAAAGCTAGGTTTATTGCTGCAACTCAATGAAGAAGAAATCGTCACCTGGCAAGGAAAACATAGGAAATCAATTGTAAAAAGAGGAGTATATCCCCGTCCGATACAACCTTCTATCCCAATATGGATTGGCGTAGGCGGTACTCCTGCCTCTGCACAGCGCGCAGGAAGAATGAACCTCCCTATGGCAGTAGCGATCTTGGGCAGTCCGCCAGAACAATTCGTGCCTTTTATCAATCTATATCGTAAATCTGCTGCAGAAGCCGGTCATGACCCCGCTAAACTTCAGCTGGCCATCAGTTCGCAGTTTTACGTCGCAGAAAATGCACAGCAGGCAGCCGACGAATTTTACCCTTCTTATGAGCAATTGATGAACCGCGTAGGAAAAGACAGAGGCTGGTCGCCGATGAGCAGACAACAATTCGATTATTTACGCAGTGATGGACCATTAGTGGTCGGCAGTCCGCAGCAAGCGATTGATAAAATCATGCATCAGTATGAACTCTTCCAGAATACCAGGTTCCTGGCACAACTGGTTACCGGATCAATTTCGCATAAACAGGTCTTGAAAACCATAGAATTACTGGGTACAGAGATTGCACCAGTGATTAGAAAAGAAACTAAAAAATAA
- a CDS encoding EndoU domain-containing protein — protein MANSAVLKGEYLKRTNHLSNLGFSHKSGYLVKFTLNNKVYVHVNHTDFRSDDQDSAYTTAGYYEEAKFLLYSVKKIERKELPGFKLNLDTIENGSIGDRVQVKKLKIKGPDFEFCKLYDISWTYEGGEIVDGNFDIPKEPISTVSTVDIPVHSVAKAFYLRNIELVKSNLFPDTQKENAAYIIAKIALYINNIQNNIYPLFMGDEKFQSYITSQNLEWSSVDIFNNPILEDYKTYLENITEFYEALYSNQLTIKNAKSQTKLYWLGFVLSERSLKIIPAYDKIEILRSIAEGVILGALSNFVLTTQNEEEYAIKILRSIIGDQQDDLLAGLLNVAFIDGKKRTTLYQSLYDKINDTGIGAENLRIFIDEIYRIWVGSSYNPYSLDGSPMKDNLINPGTYRSNPILLKYESSRILGMFNASNYDFSFNSSRIEVTEEMDQVGENTVTTFTNKIGDYEMYQALTISNTPTNTNDTKFLAINLNGTSQVAIPIFYLKYIDDKKSTENLITGAELTAELIMTLSAVGNLSKLRHLRSLGKLGRVALSLEAAEPGLVLIRYELAQGVLSAIEITSELASIFINYSTNYRETYCDVKSSKYNADDCKFYTRLDNFFFALQLVGSVIDLAFSKKLRTAASEMLNGPIPNDFNPDALNVLRKFAGSLDEIREIFRVKLMQKYGDNSNIWRKIDRSQISELSNVKKDDFIFEFENATEDLLDLFNADHGSLIDFWGKLSRDDYNLFKGKRTFFSTFKTIQNSKEMIEEVFKGKCVGKLKEGATDLYINYKWRVVGVHHIDALDEIGARMIGPKRNIGDNIASGYYTCKVEVYDVAFKGASSIDGAIGWKVKAHLSTFFPDEWTALKVKREMALAYSKKVYSYSQNGTDIFKGVMSDGVECIFYIRNGKITSAHPSFPKI, from the coding sequence ATGGCAAATTCAGCAGTATTAAAAGGGGAGTATCTAAAAAGAACAAACCACCTTAGCAACTTAGGTTTTAGCCATAAAAGTGGATATCTGGTTAAATTCACGTTAAATAACAAAGTCTATGTTCATGTCAACCATACAGATTTTAGAAGTGATGATCAAGATTCTGCCTATACTACAGCAGGTTATTATGAAGAAGCCAAGTTCTTACTTTATAGTGTAAAAAAAATCGAAAGAAAGGAGCTTCCAGGGTTCAAATTAAATTTAGACACGATTGAAAATGGATCTATTGGTGATCGGGTTCAAGTCAAAAAATTGAAGATTAAGGGACCTGATTTCGAATTTTGCAAATTATATGATATCTCCTGGACCTATGAAGGTGGTGAAATTGTAGATGGTAACTTTGATATACCTAAGGAACCTATATCTACTGTAAGTACTGTGGATATTCCAGTGCATAGCGTAGCAAAAGCATTTTATTTAAGAAATATTGAATTGGTGAAAAGTAATCTTTTTCCCGATACTCAAAAGGAGAATGCAGCCTATATAATTGCAAAAATTGCATTATACATCAATAATATCCAAAATAATATTTATCCTCTTTTTATGGGAGATGAAAAATTTCAATCCTACATCACCTCTCAAAATCTGGAGTGGAGTAGTGTCGATATTTTTAATAATCCAATTTTGGAGGATTATAAAACTTATCTGGAGAATATAACTGAATTCTACGAGGCTTTATATTCGAATCAATTGACTATTAAAAATGCTAAATCCCAGACCAAATTATATTGGCTTGGATTTGTTCTTTCTGAGAGGAGTTTAAAAATAATTCCAGCCTATGATAAGATAGAGATTTTGAGGTCAATTGCAGAAGGGGTAATTCTTGGTGCGTTGAGTAACTTTGTTTTAACAACTCAAAATGAAGAAGAATATGCAATAAAAATCCTTCGATCAATAATAGGTGATCAGCAGGATGATCTTTTAGCAGGATTATTAAATGTAGCATTTATTGATGGAAAGAAGAGAACAACTCTTTATCAATCTTTATATGATAAGATTAATGATACTGGTATTGGCGCAGAAAATTTAAGAATTTTTATAGATGAAATTTATCGAATATGGGTTGGAAGTTCTTATAATCCATATAGTTTAGATGGATCACCAATGAAAGATAACTTGATCAATCCAGGTACTTATCGCAGTAATCCAATTCTTTTAAAGTATGAATCATCAAGAATTCTGGGAATGTTTAATGCCTCTAACTATGATTTTTCATTCAATTCCTCAAGGATAGAAGTTACGGAAGAAATGGATCAGGTAGGTGAAAATACAGTGACCACTTTTACCAATAAAATTGGTGATTATGAGATGTACCAGGCATTAACCATTAGTAATACACCTACCAATACTAATGATACTAAATTTCTTGCCATCAATCTGAATGGCACGTCACAAGTTGCGATTCCCATTTTTTATTTAAAATATATTGATGATAAAAAATCAACAGAAAATTTAATCACTGGGGCAGAATTAACTGCTGAGTTGATTATGACTCTTTCTGCGGTAGGTAATCTTTCAAAACTGAGGCATTTAAGGAGTTTAGGTAAATTGGGCCGAGTTGCATTGAGTCTTGAAGCGGCAGAACCTGGGTTAGTGTTGATCAGGTATGAATTGGCCCAGGGAGTATTAAGTGCAATTGAGATCACATCAGAACTAGCTTCTATTTTTATTAATTATAGTACGAATTACAGAGAAACTTATTGTGATGTAAAAAGTTCTAAATACAATGCCGATGATTGTAAATTCTACACAAGGTTGGATAATTTCTTTTTTGCCTTACAATTGGTGGGATCGGTAATTGATTTGGCATTTTCTAAAAAGCTGCGAACTGCAGCAAGCGAGATGTTAAATGGTCCTATCCCTAATGATTTTAACCCGGATGCCTTAAATGTTCTAAGGAAATTTGCTGGTTCCTTAGATGAAATCAGAGAAATTTTTCGTGTAAAACTGATGCAAAAATATGGAGATAATTCTAATATCTGGAGGAAAATAGATAGAAGCCAAATAAGTGAATTGTCGAATGTAAAAAAAGATGATTTTATCTTCGAATTTGAGAATGCAACAGAAGATTTACTTGATTTATTTAATGCTGATCATGGTAGTTTAATCGATTTTTGGGGAAAATTAAGCCGTGATGACTATAACCTTTTTAAAGGAAAAAGAACATTTTTTAGTACTTTCAAAACAATTCAGAATTCTAAGGAGATGATCGAGGAAGTTTTTAAGGGAAAGTGTGTGGGGAAATTAAAGGAAGGAGCGACAGATCTATATATAAATTATAAATGGAGAGTTGTAGGTGTGCATCATATCGATGCACTGGATGAAATTGGCGCTCGAATGATTGGTCCTAAAAGAAACATAGGAGATAACATTGCTTCAGGATATTATACTTGTAAGGTAGAGGTTTATGATGTTGCTTTTAAAGGGGCTTCTTCGATCGATGGAGCTATAGGTTGGAAAGTTAAGGCACATTTGAGTACTTTTTTTCCAGATGAATGGACAGCTTTAAAAGTTAAGCGGGAAATGGCTTTGGCATATTCGAAGAAAGTTTACTCCTATTCTCAGAATGGTACTGATATATTTAAGGGCGTAATGTCGGACGGTGTGGAGTGTATTTTTTATATTAGAAATGGGAAAATAACATCCGCTCACCCTTCATTTCCTAAAATCTAA